The following are from one region of the Pirellulaceae bacterium genome:
- a CDS encoding metallophosphoesterase family protein translates to MRQALISDIHGNLEALSAVMADMAHRNVDSIACLGDIVGYGPNPCQCLDIVMHKSSLTILGNHDQAALFDPDSFNPVALRAVYWTRDELDRGPGLASVINGRWDFLSELPKFHRSGNVMYVHGSPRDPTDEYVFPETIYDENRIRLLFERVQGVCFQGHTHMPGVFTTKLEFITPEDCDYRYPVGDEKLMINVGSVGQPRDEDNRACYTIYDNSRKMIEFYRVPYDFETTATKIYGIPDLDNMLGDRLRTGR, encoded by the coding sequence TTGCGACAAGCCCTGATTAGCGACATTCATGGAAACCTGGAGGCTCTGTCAGCGGTCATGGCTGACATGGCGCATCGTAACGTCGATAGCATTGCCTGTCTGGGGGATATTGTGGGCTATGGTCCCAATCCCTGCCAGTGTCTGGACATCGTGATGCACAAAAGCTCGCTGACAATTCTGGGCAATCACGACCAAGCAGCACTGTTTGACCCCGACAGCTTTAATCCGGTGGCTCTCCGCGCCGTGTACTGGACGCGCGACGAATTGGACCGTGGACCTGGCTTAGCTTCGGTTATCAACGGCCGCTGGGATTTTTTGAGCGAGTTGCCTAAGTTTCATCGCAGTGGCAATGTGATGTATGTGCATGGGTCGCCGCGTGACCCCACCGATGAATACGTGTTTCCAGAAACCATTTACGACGAAAATCGCATCCGGCTGTTGTTTGAGCGCGTCCAGGGTGTGTGCTTTCAGGGACACACGCACATGCCAGGCGTATTCACGACAAAGCTAGAGTTTATCACGCCAGAAGACTGTGACTATCGATACCCAGTGGGCGATGAAAAGCTGATGATCAATGTCGGCTCGGTTGGTCAGCCTCGCGATGAAGACAATCGCGCCTGCTATACCATCTATGACAACAGTCGCAAGATGATCGAATTTTATCGTGTGCCCTATGATTTTGAGACTACTGCCACCAAGATTTATGGTATTCCCGATCTAGACAACATGTTAGGCGATCGTTTGAGAACCGGCCGGTAA
- a CDS encoding metallophosphoesterase family protein: MRRAIVSDIHGNLEALQAVLADARAQGCTQILCLGDIVGYGPQPAACVDLVRAFDATILGNHDLAALFDPEGFSSTAEQAILWTRRQLESADTPEKCIQRLDFLANLPRTRREGSLLFVHGSVRNPLNEYVFPEDVYNSRKIEKLFSMIQRVCFQGHTHVAGVFTDDLNFRRPEEIGYRYELGQDKAMINVGSVGQPRDGDWRSCYAILEDNTVHFRRVDYDVEATIDRIYQTPELDNSLGDRLRDGR, from the coding sequence GTGCGACGCGCCATCGTCAGTGACATCCATGGCAATTTGGAAGCCCTTCAAGCTGTGCTGGCTGATGCTCGGGCCCAGGGTTGCACGCAGATTTTGTGTTTAGGTGACATCGTCGGCTATGGTCCACAGCCTGCTGCCTGCGTGGACTTGGTTCGCGCATTTGATGCAACCATCTTAGGAAATCATGATCTGGCGGCGCTGTTTGATCCCGAAGGCTTTAGCAGCACCGCTGAACAGGCCATTCTGTGGACTCGACGGCAATTGGAATCGGCCGACACGCCTGAAAAATGTATTCAGCGTTTGGATTTTCTAGCCAACCTGCCGCGTACACGTCGTGAGGGCTCGCTGCTGTTTGTGCATGGATCGGTGCGCAATCCCCTCAACGAATACGTGTTTCCCGAAGATGTTTACAACAGTCGCAAAATTGAAAAATTATTCTCCATGATCCAGCGAGTTTGCTTTCAGGGGCACACTCACGTTGCCGGTGTCTTTACCGATGATCTTAACTTTCGGCGCCCGGAGGAGATCGGCTATCGCTACGAACTCGGGCAGGACAAGGCGATGATCAATGTGGGCTCCGTCGGCCAACCGCGCGATGGCGACTGGCGCAGTTGTTACGCCATTTTGGAGGACAACACCGTGCATTTTCGTCGCGTGGATTACGACGTGGAGGCCACCATCGACAGGATTTATCAGACTCCAGAACTGGACAATTCGCTGGGCGATCGTCTGCGCGATGGCCGGTAG
- a CDS encoding FHA domain-containing protein, with the protein MSQTLSLRVLQGADRGRVFHNLVPPITIGREEGNLVQLNDERVSRFHIKIQEDDGRVVVTDLDSTNGTRVNGQVCNLKILRSGDTISVGRTVLLVRKDAVPAESVDPQSELAVEATYQDPEDLKICTPNLPHGMRPGQAAELRELLDHIHAAMRQILENSFVDEKEQKVIIDQSAWEKLLSIQGDISTWIRTIEDPQTSQS; encoded by the coding sequence ATGTCTCAGACTCTTTCCTTGCGCGTGCTGCAAGGCGCAGATCGAGGGCGTGTGTTCCACAACCTGGTACCACCCATCACCATTGGTCGCGAGGAGGGGAATTTAGTTCAATTGAATGATGAACGCGTCAGCCGTTTTCATATCAAAATTCAAGAAGACGACGGTCGCGTGGTAGTGACCGATTTGGACAGCACCAACGGAACTCGTGTCAACGGCCAGGTATGCAATCTGAAAATCTTGCGCAGCGGTGATACGATTTCGGTAGGGCGTACAGTGTTGTTGGTGCGCAAAGATGCAGTACCTGCCGAATCTGTGGATCCGCAATCTGAATTGGCAGTTGAGGCAACTTACCAAGATCCCGAAGATCTGAAGATTTGTACGCCCAATCTTCCACACGGCATGAGACCTGGCCAGGCAGCCGAGCTGCGCGAATTGCTGGATCACATTCATGCAGCTATGCGGCAGATTCTGGAAAATAGTTTCGTAGACGAGAAAGAGCAGAAAGTGATCATTGACCAGTCCGCTTGGGAAAAGTTGCTGTCGATCCAAGGTGATATTTCAACTTGGATTCGAACTATCGAAGATCCGCAAACCAGCCAGTCGTAG